In the Pseudonocardia cypriaca genome, one interval contains:
- a CDS encoding elongation factor G-like protein EF-G2 yields MAVRAEAGQRAGSRGTAPTVSDPSRVRNAVLVGPSGSGKTTLVEALLAHTGEIPRAGTVLDGTTVCDHDPAAVRQQRSVALSVAPLFHADTKINLIDTPGYGDFVGELRAGLRAADAALFVVPANAGREGPVDPTIVAQWEECAAVGMPRAVVVARCDNPRADIEATIAACQEAFGNGVAPLYLPLRDGETLTGLYGLLSQTPAGQAPPGAEDARATLIEGIIEQSEDETLMDRYLGGEDIEVATLIDDLETAVARGTFHPVIPVCAASGTGLDALLEVMVGGFPSPLEHPLPGVTRIDGAEHPPLAADPQGPLAAEVVRTSADAYVGRVSLVRVFSGTLRPESIVHVSGHPTGIPTQRTGEADGHDADEKLAHVYGPLGATLREVDACIAGDICALTKLGSAETGDTVSAADHPLLLSCWNLPEPLLPVAITARTRGDEDAMVKTLAKIVAADPTLRLERNQETHQTVLWCMGEAHADVVLSRLRSGGAEVDTEPVRVPLRTSLAKPAKVTGRHVKQSGGHGQYAVCHVEFEPLPRGSGIEFVDKIFGGAVPNQFIPSVEKGIRAQADRGLTDDHHPVVDFRARLVDGKAHSVDSSDAAFQTAGALALREAAQACGLVTLEPYDEVSIRVPDEHLGSVLGDLSGRRGRVMGTDIAGHGRTLVRAEVPSIELLRYAVDLRALTAGAATFTRRFARYDVAPG; encoded by the coding sequence ATGGCGGTCAGAGCAGAGGCCGGGCAGCGCGCAGGGAGCCGTGGGACGGCCCCCACCGTCAGCGACCCGTCCCGGGTGCGCAATGCGGTCCTCGTCGGACCGTCCGGTTCCGGGAAGACGACGCTGGTGGAGGCGCTGCTCGCGCACACCGGCGAGATCCCGCGTGCCGGCACCGTGCTCGACGGCACCACGGTCTGCGACCACGACCCCGCCGCCGTCCGCCAGCAGCGCTCCGTGGCCCTGTCCGTCGCTCCCCTCTTCCACGCGGACACCAAGATCAACCTGATCGACACCCCCGGGTACGGGGACTTCGTCGGCGAGCTGCGCGCCGGGCTGCGCGCCGCCGACGCCGCGCTCTTCGTCGTGCCGGCGAACGCGGGCCGCGAGGGCCCGGTCGACCCCACGATCGTCGCCCAGTGGGAGGAGTGCGCCGCCGTGGGCATGCCCCGCGCGGTCGTCGTCGCCCGCTGCGACAACCCGCGCGCCGACATCGAGGCCACCATCGCGGCGTGCCAGGAGGCGTTCGGCAACGGGGTCGCCCCGCTCTACCTCCCGCTGCGCGACGGCGAGACGCTCACCGGGCTCTACGGCCTGCTCTCCCAGACCCCGGCCGGTCAGGCGCCGCCCGGCGCCGAGGACGCGCGGGCCACGCTGATCGAGGGCATCATCGAGCAGTCCGAGGACGAGACGCTCATGGACCGCTACCTCGGCGGCGAGGACATCGAGGTGGCGACGCTCATCGACGACCTGGAGACCGCCGTCGCCCGCGGCACGTTCCACCCGGTGATCCCGGTCTGCGCCGCGTCCGGCACCGGACTCGACGCGCTCCTCGAGGTGATGGTCGGCGGCTTCCCGTCCCCGCTCGAGCATCCGCTGCCCGGTGTCACCAGGATCGACGGGGCCGAGCACCCGCCGCTCGCCGCCGACCCGCAGGGCCCGCTCGCCGCGGAGGTCGTCCGGACCTCCGCCGACGCCTACGTCGGCCGGGTGTCGCTCGTGCGCGTGTTCTCCGGGACGCTGCGCCCCGAGTCCATCGTGCACGTGAGCGGGCATCCGACCGGCATCCCGACGCAGCGCACCGGCGAGGCGGACGGTCACGACGCCGACGAGAAGCTCGCCCACGTCTACGGGCCGCTCGGCGCCACCCTGCGTGAGGTCGACGCGTGCATCGCGGGCGACATCTGCGCGCTCACGAAGCTCGGTAGCGCCGAGACCGGCGACACCGTCTCGGCCGCCGACCACCCGCTGCTGCTCTCCTGCTGGAACCTGCCCGAGCCGCTGCTGCCGGTCGCGATCACGGCTCGCACCCGGGGCGACGAGGACGCGATGGTCAAGACCCTCGCCAAGATCGTCGCCGCCGACCCGACCCTGCGCCTGGAACGCAACCAGGAGACCCACCAGACCGTGCTGTGGTGCATGGGCGAGGCGCACGCCGACGTCGTGCTCTCCCGGCTGCGCTCGGGTGGCGCGGAGGTCGACACCGAGCCGGTCCGCGTGCCGCTGCGGACCAGCCTCGCCAAGCCGGCGAAGGTCACCGGCCGGCACGTCAAGCAGTCCGGCGGGCACGGGCAGTACGCCGTCTGCCACGTCGAGTTCGAGCCGCTCCCCCGCGGCTCCGGCATCGAGTTCGTCGACAAGATCTTCGGCGGGGCCGTTCCGAACCAGTTCATCCCGAGCGTCGAGAAGGGGATCCGGGCGCAGGCCGACCGCGGCCTCACCGACGACCACCACCCGGTGGTCGACTTCCGAGCCAGGCTCGTCGACGGCAAGGCGCACAGCGTCGACTCCTCCGACGCCGCGTTCCAGACCGCGGGCGCCCTCGCGCTGAGGGAGGCGGCGCAGGCGTGCGGCCTCGTCACGCTGGAGCCGTACGACGAGGTGTCGATCCGGGTGCCCGACGAGCACCTGGGCTCCGTGCTCGGCGACCTGTCCGGGCGGCGCGGGCGCGTGATGGGCACGGACATCGCGGGCCACGGCCGAACGCTCGTACGGGCCGAGGTGCCGAGCATCGAGCTGCTGCGTTACGCCGTGGACCTGCGGGCACTGACGGCGGGCGCGGCGACGTTCACCCGCCGGTTCGCCCGCTACGACGTGGCCCCCGGCTAA
- a CDS encoding DUF4328 domain-containing protein yields MTTVPPPVEPAPTTAPTHPRPISGLGTAIGALNIALAVLLVVFVVTDWSNYRLLSDHVNGRLSADGFWEQYSSGFASLGLGLLALPLIVATCITWLVWIHRARTNAGLLSPGYRFRYSPGFSVGGMVVPFANYWWFRPILEDICIGSSPGRPADGTVRLVRACWGITVGATLVSMLIKPFFSFHVLTYTPDGRLAGGGADALQGLLGIALYNTVTALVFAPACAMLITIIRRVSRQQTELLFPAQQA; encoded by the coding sequence ATGACCACCGTCCCGCCGCCCGTCGAGCCCGCTCCCACCACCGCGCCCACCCACCCGCGACCGATCTCCGGGCTCGGCACCGCCATCGGTGCGCTCAACATCGCACTCGCCGTGCTACTGGTGGTGTTCGTCGTGACGGACTGGTCGAACTACCGGCTGCTCTCCGACCACGTCAACGGCCGGCTCTCCGCCGATGGGTTCTGGGAGCAGTACTCCTCCGGGTTCGCGTCCCTCGGGCTCGGGCTGCTGGCGCTCCCGCTCATCGTCGCGACCTGCATCACCTGGCTCGTCTGGATCCACCGGGCCCGCACCAACGCGGGCCTGCTGTCCCCCGGCTACCGCTTCCGCTACTCCCCCGGCTTCTCCGTGGGCGGCATGGTCGTGCCGTTCGCGAACTACTGGTGGTTCCGCCCGATCCTCGAGGACATCTGCATCGGCAGCAGCCCGGGCCGTCCCGCCGACGGCACCGTCCGCCTCGTGCGCGCGTGCTGGGGGATCACGGTCGGGGCCACGCTCGTGTCGATGCTCATCAAGCCCTTCTTCTCGTTCCACGTGCTGACCTACACGCCCGACGGCCGGCTCGCGGGCGGCGGCGCGGACGCGCTGCAGGGTCTCCTCGGGATCGCGCTCTACAACACGGTGACAGCGCTGGTGTTCGCCCCGGCCTGCGCCATGCTCATCACGATCATCCGCCGGGTCAGCAGGCAGCAGACCGAGCTGCTGTTCCCGGCGCAGCAGGCCTGA
- a CDS encoding NAD-dependent malic enzyme has product MPVPGPGYAITARVEVPASASAAGDLTMAVGRVGGVVTAFDVVESHTATLVVDISCNALNEAHADEITATLEALPGVRVRKVSDRTFLVHLGGKLEVQSKVSLRNRDDLSRAYTPGVARVCQAIAANPADARRLTIKRNTVAVVTDGSAVLGLGNLGAAAAMPVMEGKAALFKRFAGVDAWPVCLDTQDTEEIIRTVQILAPAYGGINLEDIAAPRCFEIEARLRQLLDIPVFHDDQHGTAVVVLGALRNALRVVGKEVGDCKVVVCGVGAAGSAIIRLLQSNGRPGDVVAVDIEGIVHRDRAGLDDNLRWIAEHTNAEGITGSLADALVGADVFIGVSAPNLFGAAELQTMARDAIVFALANPDPEIDPAVATAHAAVVATGRSDYPNQINNVLAFPGVFRGLLDAQARDITDAMLIAAAHAIADVVSEPNPSFIVPSVFDAAVAPAVAEAVREATRKKDVAAV; this is encoded by the coding sequence GTGCCAGTTCCCGGTCCCGGATACGCCATCACCGCGCGCGTCGAGGTGCCCGCCTCCGCCAGCGCGGCGGGCGACCTCACGATGGCGGTCGGCCGCGTAGGCGGCGTCGTCACCGCGTTCGACGTGGTCGAGTCCCACACCGCCACGCTCGTCGTCGACATCAGCTGCAACGCGCTGAACGAGGCGCATGCGGATGAGATCACCGCCACGCTCGAGGCGCTGCCCGGCGTTCGCGTGCGCAAGGTCTCCGACCGCACGTTCCTCGTCCACCTGGGCGGGAAGCTGGAGGTGCAGTCGAAGGTCAGCCTGCGCAACCGAGACGACCTCTCGCGCGCCTACACCCCCGGCGTGGCGCGGGTGTGCCAGGCGATCGCGGCCAACCCCGCAGACGCCCGCCGGCTCACGATCAAGCGCAACACCGTCGCCGTGGTCACCGACGGGTCGGCGGTGCTGGGGCTGGGGAACCTCGGCGCGGCCGCCGCGATGCCGGTGATGGAGGGCAAGGCGGCGCTGTTCAAACGCTTCGCCGGGGTGGACGCGTGGCCGGTCTGCCTCGACACGCAGGACACCGAGGAGATCATCCGGACGGTCCAGATCCTCGCCCCGGCCTACGGTGGCATCAACCTGGAGGACATCGCCGCGCCGCGCTGCTTCGAGATCGAGGCCCGGCTGCGGCAGCTGCTCGACATCCCCGTCTTCCACGACGACCAGCACGGCACCGCGGTCGTGGTGCTGGGCGCACTGCGCAACGCGCTGCGGGTGGTCGGCAAGGAGGTCGGCGACTGCAAGGTCGTGGTGTGCGGGGTCGGCGCGGCCGGCTCGGCGATCATCCGGCTCCTGCAGTCCAACGGCAGGCCCGGCGACGTCGTGGCCGTCGACATCGAGGGGATCGTCCACCGCGACCGCGCGGGCCTTGACGACAACCTGCGCTGGATCGCCGAGCACACCAACGCCGAAGGGATCACCGGTTCCCTCGCCGACGCGCTCGTGGGCGCGGACGTGTTCATCGGGGTCTCGGCGCCCAACCTGTTCGGCGCAGCCGAGCTGCAGACGATGGCCCGCGACGCCATCGTCTTCGCGCTGGCCAACCCGGACCCGGAGATCGACCCCGCCGTCGCAACCGCCCACGCAGCGGTCGTGGCCACGGGCCGGTCGGACTACCCGAACCAGATCAACAACGTGCTCGCGTTCCCCGGGGTGTTCCGCGGCCTGCTCGACGCACAGGCCCGTGACATCACCGACGCGATGCTGATCGCCGCGGCGCACGCGATCGCCGACGTCGTCTCCGAGCCGAACCCGTCGTTCATCGTGCCGAGCGTGTTCGACGCGGCCGTCGCCCCCGCGGTGGCCGAGGCCGTGCGCGAGGCGACGAGGAAGAAGGACGTCGCCGCGGTCTGA
- a CDS encoding LysR family transcriptional regulator produces the protein MELDLGAVRAFVAVAGRRRFGEAADELGLSQQAVSKRIAKLETDLGTTLLRRTPAGAEPTEDGAAFLLPARALLATADQAVDAVRSRRRALRVDVLGTRLATTELVRDFHESTGADVEIITSDGLRSAVPALLRGSVDAAFARVLGPLDPALAHTPVCLDPLHVLVGATHPLAGRREVTMAELAGTTAWMPGNTPGTEWTAWFTDLAAEFALHIETRGPNFGFDHLLDEVARSTTTVTFAGEGVRVPWHPDLVRIPVAPPVPCYPHFLLWRRDNRHPLLPGLVAHLKADYHPPTRRECWLAPPDRHLFAG, from the coding sequence GTGGAGCTCGATCTGGGCGCGGTCCGGGCGTTCGTCGCGGTCGCGGGCCGCCGCCGGTTCGGCGAGGCCGCCGACGAGCTGGGGCTGTCCCAGCAGGCCGTGTCCAAGAGGATCGCGAAGCTCGAGACCGACCTCGGCACCACGTTGCTGCGCCGGACGCCCGCGGGCGCCGAGCCGACCGAGGACGGTGCTGCGTTCCTGCTGCCGGCCCGCGCCCTGCTCGCCACGGCCGATCAGGCGGTCGACGCGGTGCGGTCCCGGCGCCGCGCGCTGCGCGTGGACGTGCTCGGCACCCGGCTCGCCACCACCGAGCTGGTCCGGGACTTCCACGAGAGCACGGGCGCCGACGTCGAGATCATCACGTCCGACGGCCTGCGGTCGGCCGTGCCGGCGTTGCTCCGCGGCTCGGTCGACGCGGCGTTCGCCCGGGTGCTCGGCCCGCTGGACCCCGCGCTGGCGCACACACCCGTCTGCCTCGACCCGCTGCACGTCCTGGTCGGAGCCACGCACCCGTTGGCGGGCCGCAGGGAGGTCACGATGGCCGAGCTGGCCGGCACCACCGCGTGGATGCCCGGGAACACGCCCGGCACCGAGTGGACCGCGTGGTTCACCGACCTCGCCGCCGAGTTCGCGCTGCACATCGAGACGCGCGGCCCCAACTTCGGCTTCGACCACCTCCTCGACGAGGTGGCCCGCTCGACGACGACCGTCACGTTCGCGGGCGAGGGTGTGCGCGTGCCCTGGCACCCGGACCTCGTCCGGATCCCGGTGGCACCGCCGGTGCCGTGCTACCCGCACTTCCTGCTGTGGCGGCGCGACAACCGCCACCCGCTGCTACCCGGGCTGGTCGCGCACCTGAAGGCCGACTACCACCCGCCCACCCGCAGGGAGTGCTGGCTGGCACCGCCTGACCGGCACCTGTTCGCGGGCTGA
- the dnaE gene encoding DNA polymerase III subunit alpha, whose protein sequence is MDSFAHLHVHTEYSMLDGAAKIAALVAEAERLGMPALAMTDHGNLYGADEFHRVASRSAVKPIIGIEAYVAPASRFHRKPVFWGQSHQRGTDELGEGGDVSGGGAYTHLTLLAQDATGLRNLFRLSSLASIEGYYRKPRMDRELLERHATGIIATTGCPSGEVQTRLRLGQRAEAMQAASDLKDLFGAGNVYLELMDHGLPIERSVRDGLLEIGRALELPPLATNDSHYVTRNQASTHAALLCVQSGKTLTDPTRFRFDGDGYHLASPAEMRAYWDVEVPGAADNTLELAERIGSYGQVWDHQDRMPVYDVPEGHDAASWLRHSVTEGLRRRLPGGVPDTYRERADFEIEVIVQKGFPAYFLITADLMAHARGVGIRVGPGRGSAAGSLVAYALGITNLDPIQHGLLFERFLNPERMSMPDIDMDFDDRRRGEMVRYATEKYGADRVAQVITFGTIKTKAAIKDAARVHFGQAGYAIADRISKALPPPVAAKDIPLSGIVYPAHERYAEAAEVRALIERDESAATIVETARGLEGLVRGAGVHACAVIMSAEPLIDTVPLWRRDDGALITGWDYPSCEAIGLLKMDFLGLRNLTVIGDAIDNVRANRGVDVDLENVALDDPETYALLARGESLGVFQLDGAAMRELLRRMRPTGFGDIIAVNALYRPGPMAMNTHNNYADRKNGRQRVEPIHPELAEPLHDILAETHGLVVYQEQIMQIAQRVAGYSMGRADVLRRAMGKKKKEVLEEEFDGFRTGMRARGFSGEAVQAMWDTILPFAGYAFNKSHAAGYALVGYWTAYLKARYPVEYMAALLTSVGNDKDKSAVYLAECRRLGIRVLPPDVNSSARRFAAVGDDIRFGLEAVRNVGAGVVESILRTREEGGPYRSFADFMERSELAVCGKRALESLAKAGAFESMGATRRAVIEVHEAAVDAVVPLKRRAATGQYDLFGEETAEPESASPLAHLRLCPEEYARAELLAHEREMLGLYVTAHPLDGAEHLLRRYTERSIAALLADRPREGEVTVAGLVTAVDRRVDKRGEPWAICTLEDLDGSLEVLFFARTYAALGVQLVEDAAVAVTGRVNWREDRMSVFGDSLVVLDLSVTAPEPLVLSCAPERLDADAVDELRRTLVAHPGDTPVHVRVGARLFALDAYPVDVTPAFLGELKGVPGIGVADATYPGGRGSGDRRARVAG, encoded by the coding sequence GTGGACTCGTTCGCGCACCTGCACGTCCACACCGAGTACTCGATGCTCGATGGTGCCGCGAAGATCGCGGCGCTCGTCGCGGAGGCCGAGCGGCTCGGCATGCCCGCCCTGGCGATGACCGACCACGGCAACCTCTACGGCGCCGACGAGTTCCACCGGGTCGCGAGCCGCAGCGCCGTCAAGCCGATCATCGGGATCGAGGCGTACGTGGCGCCGGCCAGCCGGTTCCACCGCAAGCCCGTGTTCTGGGGCCAGTCGCACCAGCGCGGCACCGACGAGCTCGGCGAGGGTGGCGACGTCTCCGGCGGTGGCGCGTACACCCACCTGACCCTGCTGGCGCAGGACGCGACCGGCCTCCGCAACCTGTTCCGGCTCTCCTCGCTCGCCAGCATCGAGGGCTACTACCGCAAGCCCCGGATGGACCGCGAGCTCCTGGAACGGCACGCGACGGGGATCATCGCCACCACCGGATGCCCGTCCGGCGAGGTGCAGACCCGGCTGCGGCTCGGCCAGCGCGCGGAGGCGATGCAGGCCGCCTCCGACCTCAAGGACCTGTTCGGTGCGGGCAACGTCTACCTGGAACTGATGGACCACGGGCTCCCGATCGAGCGCTCGGTCCGCGACGGCCTGCTCGAGATCGGCCGGGCCCTCGAACTGCCACCGCTGGCCACCAACGACTCCCACTACGTCACCCGCAACCAGGCGTCCACGCACGCCGCACTGCTCTGCGTGCAGTCCGGCAAGACGCTCACCGACCCGACGCGGTTCCGCTTCGACGGCGACGGTTACCACCTCGCGTCACCGGCCGAGATGCGCGCCTACTGGGACGTGGAGGTGCCGGGTGCAGCCGACAACACCCTCGAGCTGGCCGAACGGATCGGGTCGTACGGGCAGGTGTGGGACCACCAGGACCGGATGCCGGTCTACGACGTGCCGGAGGGTCACGACGCGGCGTCCTGGCTGCGGCACAGCGTGACGGAGGGGCTGCGCCGCAGGCTGCCCGGCGGCGTCCCGGACACCTACCGCGAGCGCGCCGACTTCGAGATCGAGGTCATCGTCCAGAAGGGTTTCCCCGCCTACTTCTTGATCACCGCCGACCTCATGGCGCACGCCCGCGGCGTCGGGATCCGGGTCGGGCCCGGCCGCGGCTCGGCGGCCGGCTCGCTGGTGGCGTACGCCCTGGGCATCACGAACCTGGACCCGATCCAGCACGGCCTGCTGTTCGAGCGGTTCCTCAACCCCGAGCGCATGTCCATGCCGGACATCGACATGGACTTCGACGACCGACGCCGTGGCGAGATGGTGCGCTACGCAACCGAGAAGTACGGCGCCGACCGCGTCGCGCAGGTCATAACCTTCGGCACGATCAAGACCAAGGCCGCGATCAAGGACGCCGCGCGCGTCCACTTCGGGCAGGCCGGTTACGCGATCGCCGACCGGATCTCCAAGGCCCTTCCGCCGCCGGTCGCGGCGAAGGACATCCCGCTGTCGGGGATCGTCTACCCAGCGCACGAGCGGTACGCCGAGGCCGCCGAGGTGCGGGCGCTCATCGAGCGCGACGAGAGCGCGGCGACCATCGTCGAGACCGCGCGCGGGCTGGAGGGCCTCGTGCGCGGGGCGGGCGTGCACGCGTGCGCCGTGATCATGTCCGCCGAACCGCTGATCGACACGGTGCCGCTGTGGCGCCGCGACGACGGGGCGCTGATCACCGGCTGGGACTACCCGTCCTGCGAGGCCATCGGCCTGCTGAAGATGGACTTCCTCGGCCTGCGCAACCTCACCGTGATCGGGGACGCGATCGACAACGTCCGGGCCAACCGGGGCGTCGACGTCGACCTCGAGAACGTCGCGCTCGACGACCCCGAGACCTATGCGTTGCTGGCCCGCGGCGAGAGCCTGGGTGTCTTCCAGCTCGACGGCGCCGCCATGCGGGAGCTCCTGCGGCGCATGCGCCCCACCGGCTTCGGCGACATCATCGCCGTCAACGCGCTGTACCGGCCCGGGCCGATGGCGATGAACACCCACAACAACTACGCGGACCGCAAGAACGGCCGCCAGCGGGTGGAGCCGATCCACCCCGAGCTCGCCGAGCCCCTGCACGACATCCTCGCCGAGACCCACGGCCTGGTCGTCTACCAGGAACAGATCATGCAGATCGCGCAGCGGGTGGCCGGCTACTCGATGGGCCGCGCCGACGTCCTGCGGCGGGCGATGGGCAAGAAGAAGAAGGAGGTCCTGGAGGAGGAGTTCGACGGCTTCCGCACCGGGATGCGCGCCCGGGGGTTCTCCGGCGAGGCGGTGCAGGCGATGTGGGACACGATCCTCCCGTTCGCCGGGTACGCGTTCAACAAGTCGCACGCCGCCGGGTACGCGCTCGTCGGCTACTGGACGGCGTACCTGAAGGCGCGCTATCCGGTGGAGTACATGGCGGCGCTCCTGACCTCGGTGGGGAACGACAAGGACAAGTCGGCGGTGTACCTGGCGGAGTGCCGCCGGCTGGGCATCCGCGTTCTCCCGCCCGACGTCAACTCGTCCGCGCGCCGCTTCGCCGCCGTCGGCGACGACATCCGGTTCGGCCTGGAGGCCGTGCGCAACGTCGGCGCGGGCGTCGTGGAGTCGATCCTGCGCACCCGCGAGGAGGGTGGGCCGTACCGCTCGTTCGCCGATTTCATGGAACGTTCCGAGCTCGCCGTGTGCGGCAAACGGGCGCTCGAGTCGCTCGCGAAGGCGGGCGCCTTCGAGTCGATGGGGGCGACGCGCCGGGCCGTGATCGAGGTCCACGAGGCGGCGGTCGACGCCGTCGTGCCGCTCAAGCGGCGGGCGGCCACGGGTCAGTACGACCTCTTCGGGGAGGAGACCGCGGAGCCCGAGTCGGCGTCGCCGCTCGCGCACCTGCGGCTGTGCCCCGAGGAGTACGCGCGCGCGGAGCTGCTCGCCCACGAGCGCGAGATGCTCGGCCTCTACGTCACGGCGCATCCCCTCGACGGCGCCGAGCACCTGCTGCGCCGCTACACCGAACGCTCGATCGCCGCGCTCCTCGCCGACCGGCCCCGCGAGGGGGAGGTGACGGTCGCCGGGCTGGTGACGGCCGTCGACCGGCGCGTCGACAAGCGGGGCGAGCCGTGGGCGATCTGCACCCTCGAGGACCTCGACGGGAGCCTGGAGGTGCTGTTCTTCGCGCGGACGTACGCGGCGCTCGGCGTACAGCTCGTCGAGGACGCCGCGGTTGCCGTGACGGGGCGGGTGAACTGGCGGGAGGACCGCATGTCGGTGTTCGGCGACTCGCTGGTCGTGCTCGACCTGAGCGTCACGGCGCCCGAGCCGCTGGTGCTGTCCTGCGCACCCGAGCGCCTCGACGCCGACGCCGTCGACGAACTGCGCCGCACCCTCGTCGCGCACCCGGGCGACACGCCGGTGCACGTCCGGGTCGGGGCGCGCCTGTTCGCGCTCGACGCCTACCCGGTCGACGTCACCCCCGCGTTCCTGGGCGAGCTGAAAGGCGTGCCGGGAATCGGGGTGGCGGACGCGACGTACCCTGGAGGGCGTGGTTCCGGTGATCGGCGTGCTCGCGTTGCAGGGTGA
- the pdxT gene encoding pyridoxal 5'-phosphate synthase glutaminase subunit PdxT, whose protein sequence is MVPVIGVLALQGDVREHLAALTACGGTRAVPVRRPSELDAVDALVIPGGESTTMSRLLQTFDLLDPLRKRIVDGMPAYGSCAGMILLASEVLDGRPDQQQLGGLDVVVRRNAFGRQVDSFETDLEFAGLPDGPVRAVFIRAPWVESVGPAVEVLATVPARTLTGADAGAAAGRAVAVRQGSVIATAFHPELTGDLRVHGLFCELVRAAAG, encoded by the coding sequence GTGGTTCCGGTGATCGGCGTGCTCGCGTTGCAGGGTGACGTCCGCGAGCACCTGGCGGCCCTCACGGCCTGCGGTGGCACCCGTGCGGTGCCGGTGCGGCGCCCGTCCGAACTCGATGCGGTGGACGCCCTCGTCATCCCCGGCGGCGAGTCCACCACGATGAGCCGCCTGCTGCAGACGTTCGACCTGCTCGACCCACTGCGCAAGCGCATCGTCGACGGCATGCCGGCCTACGGCTCCTGCGCCGGCATGATCCTGCTGGCGAGCGAGGTCCTGGACGGCCGTCCCGACCAGCAGCAGCTCGGCGGCCTCGACGTCGTGGTCCGGCGCAACGCGTTCGGCCGCCAGGTCGACTCGTTCGAGACCGACCTCGAGTTCGCCGGTCTCCCCGACGGCCCGGTCCGGGCGGTGTTCATCCGCGCCCCCTGGGTGGAGTCGGTCGGGCCGGCGGTCGAGGTGCTCGCCACCGTCCCCGCGCGAACCCTCACCGGCGCCGACGCCGGGGCGGCGGCCGGTCGCGCCGTCGCCGTGCGGCAGGGGTCGGTGATCGCCACCGCGTTCCACCCGGAGCTGACGGGTGACCTGCGCGTGCACGGCCTGTTCTGCGAGCTGGTGAGGGCGGCGGCGGGGTAA